A window from Centropristis striata isolate RG_2023a ecotype Rhode Island chromosome 2, C.striata_1.0, whole genome shotgun sequence encodes these proteins:
- the nadsyn1 gene encoding glutamine-dependent NAD(+) synthetase isoform X1: MGRKVTLATCALNQWALDFGGNLERILKSIEIAKAKGAKYRLGPELEICGFGCADHFYESDTLLHSFQVLRKLLESPVTEDIICDVGMPIMHHNVRYNCRVLFLNRKILLIRPKMMMANQGNYREMRWFSPWKELRHVEEYFLPRMIQEVTGQDTVPFGDCVLSTNDTCIGTELCQELWSPRSPHIYMALDGVEIFTNSSASHHELRKADLRVNLVKSATTKCGGIYLYANQRGCDGDRVYYDGCAMVAINGDIVAQGAQFSLNDVEVITATLDLEDVRSYRGEVCQPNMEIEPKPCHRIKVNFSLSNADDIYLPTHQPITWNFHTPVEEISLGPACWLWDYLRRSGQAGFLLPLSGGVDSSSTACLVHSMCVLLCQAVEEGNSQVLEDVRRVVGDDSYRPQHPRELCGRILTTCYMASENSSEDTCRRAKDLADQIGSTHMNINIDMAVKGILGIFSVVTGRLPQFRTNGGSHRENLALQNVQARVRMVLAYLFAQLSLWARGKPGGLLVLGSANVDESLTGYFTKYDCSSADINPIGGISKMDLKSFLLYCVEQFQLTSLRGILAAPPTAELEPLTDGQVSQTDEADMGMTYSELSVIGKLRKISKCGPFSMFCKLIHMWKDALSPTEVAQKVKHFFRMYSVNRHKMTTVTPSYHAESYSPDDNRFDLRPFLYNTRWTWQFRCIDNQVSQVAANTPKQ, translated from the exons ATGGGAAGGAAAGTGACTCTCGCTACTTGTGCATTAAATCAGTGGGCTCTGGACTTTGGAGGCAACTTGGAGAGAATACTGAAGA GTATTGAGATTGCTAAAGCTAAGGGAGCCAAATACCGACTAGGCCCAGAGCTGGAGATATG TGGTTTTGGCTGTGCGGATCACTTCTATGAGTCGGACACGTTGCTTCACAGCTTTCAGGTCCTGAGGAAGCTTCTAGAATCTCCTGTCACCGAGGACATCATCTGTGATGTAGGGAT GCCCATCATGCATCATAATGTGCGCTACAACTGTCGGGTCCTGTTCCTCAACAG AAAGATACTTCTGATTAGACCGAAGATGATGATGGCCAACCAAGGGAACTACAGAGAGATGCGCTGGTTCTCACCTTGGAAAGAGTTAAG GCATGTAGAGGAGTATTTCTTGCCCAGAATGATCCAGGAGGTAACGgggcag GATACAGTCCCATTCGGTGACTGTGTGCTGTCCACCAACGACACTTGCATTGGCACTGAGTTATGCCAGGAGCTCTGGAGCCCCAGAAG CCCTCATATTTACATGGCTCTGGATGGGGTTGAAATCTTTACAAATTCGTCTGCCAGCCACCACGAGCTCCGCAAAGCTGACCTAAGAGTCAACCTGGTCAAGTCAGCCACCACAAAG TGTGGAGGTATCTACCTGTATGCCAACCAGAGAGGCTGCGACGGAGACCGTGTCTACTATGATGGTTGTGCCATGGTGGCCATCAACGGAGACATCGTGGCTCAGGGAGCACAGTTCTCACTAAATGATGTG gaggtgATTACAGCCACTCTGGACCTTGAGGATGTGCGGAGCTACAGAGGAGAAGTGTGCCAGCCAAACATG GAAATTGAACCCAAACCTTGCCACAGGATCAAAGTTAATTTCTCTTTATCCAACGCTGACGATATCTACCTCCCTACCCACCAACCAATAACATGGAACTTTCATACACCAGTGGAAGAGATcag TTTAGGGCCGGCCTGCTGGCTGTGGGACTACCTGAGGAGGAGTGGACAG GCTGGTTTTCTGTTGCCCCTGAGTGGAGGTGTCGACAGCTCCTCCACCGCCTGTCTCGTCCACTCAATGTGTGTGCTGCTGTGCCAGGCTGTAGAGGAGGGCA ACAGCCAGGTGCTTGAGGATGTCCGCAGAGTGGTAGGGGATGACTCCTACCGTCCTCAGCACCCAAGGGAGCTGTGTGGTCGCATCTTAACCACTTGCTACATGGCCAGCGAAAACTCCTCAGAGGACACATGCAGAAGGGCCAAAGACCTGGCCGATCAGATCGGCAG CACACACATGAATATTAACATTGATATGGCAGTGAAAGGCATTCTGGGTATCTTCTCAGTGGTTACTGGAAGGTTGCCTCAGTTTCGCACAAATGGAGGAAGCCACAGAGAAAACCTCGCTCTGCAGAATGTACAG GCTCGAGTCAGGATGGTCCTGGCCTACCTGTTTGCCCAGCTGAGTCTGTGGGCCCGGGGGAAGCCAGGTGGACTGCTGGTGCTGGGCTCAGCCAACGTAGATGAGAG TCTGACAGGGTATTTCACAAAATATGACTGCTCCAGTGCTGACATCAACCCAATAGGAGGCATCAGTAAGATGGACCTGAAGAGCTTCCTGCTTTACTGTGTCGAGCAGTTCCAGCTCACCTCTCTGAGAGG CATCCTGGCTGCTCCGCCCACAGCTGAACTGGAGCCGCTGACAGACGGACAGGTGTCGCAAACTGATGAG GCAGACATGGGGATGACTTATTCTGAGTTATCTGTGATTGGAAAACTGAGGAAGATCTCAAAGTGCGGCCCCTTCAGTATGTTCTGTAAACTGATTCACATGTGGAAGGATGCACTCTCACCCACTGAG GTGGCCCAGAAAGTGAAGCACTTCTTCCGTATGTACTCAGTCAACCGCCACAAGATGACCACAGTGACGCCGTCCTACCACGCTGAGAGCTACAGCCCTGATGACAACCGATTTGACCTCCGACCTTTCCTCTATAACACGCGCTGGACCTGGCAGTTCAGGTGCATCGACAACcag GTGTCCCAGGTGGCAGCAAACACCCCAAAGCAATAA
- the nadsyn1 gene encoding glutamine-dependent NAD(+) synthetase isoform X2, producing the protein MPIMHHNVRYNCRVLFLNRKILLIRPKMMMANQGNYREMRWFSPWKELRHVEEYFLPRMIQEVTGQDTVPFGDCVLSTNDTCIGTELCQELWSPRSPHIYMALDGVEIFTNSSASHHELRKADLRVNLVKSATTKCGGIYLYANQRGCDGDRVYYDGCAMVAINGDIVAQGAQFSLNDVEVITATLDLEDVRSYRGEVCQPNMEIEPKPCHRIKVNFSLSNADDIYLPTHQPITWNFHTPVEEISLGPACWLWDYLRRSGQAGFLLPLSGGVDSSSTACLVHSMCVLLCQAVEEGNSQVLEDVRRVVGDDSYRPQHPRELCGRILTTCYMASENSSEDTCRRAKDLADQIGSTHMNINIDMAVKGILGIFSVVTGRLPQFRTNGGSHRENLALQNVQARVRMVLAYLFAQLSLWARGKPGGLLVLGSANVDESLTGYFTKYDCSSADINPIGGISKMDLKSFLLYCVEQFQLTSLRGILAAPPTAELEPLTDGQVSQTDEADMGMTYSELSVIGKLRKISKCGPFSMFCKLIHMWKDALSPTEVAQKVKHFFRMYSVNRHKMTTVTPSYHAESYSPDDNRFDLRPFLYNTRWTWQFRCIDNQVSQVAANTPKQ; encoded by the exons AT GCCCATCATGCATCATAATGTGCGCTACAACTGTCGGGTCCTGTTCCTCAACAG AAAGATACTTCTGATTAGACCGAAGATGATGATGGCCAACCAAGGGAACTACAGAGAGATGCGCTGGTTCTCACCTTGGAAAGAGTTAAG GCATGTAGAGGAGTATTTCTTGCCCAGAATGATCCAGGAGGTAACGgggcag GATACAGTCCCATTCGGTGACTGTGTGCTGTCCACCAACGACACTTGCATTGGCACTGAGTTATGCCAGGAGCTCTGGAGCCCCAGAAG CCCTCATATTTACATGGCTCTGGATGGGGTTGAAATCTTTACAAATTCGTCTGCCAGCCACCACGAGCTCCGCAAAGCTGACCTAAGAGTCAACCTGGTCAAGTCAGCCACCACAAAG TGTGGAGGTATCTACCTGTATGCCAACCAGAGAGGCTGCGACGGAGACCGTGTCTACTATGATGGTTGTGCCATGGTGGCCATCAACGGAGACATCGTGGCTCAGGGAGCACAGTTCTCACTAAATGATGTG gaggtgATTACAGCCACTCTGGACCTTGAGGATGTGCGGAGCTACAGAGGAGAAGTGTGCCAGCCAAACATG GAAATTGAACCCAAACCTTGCCACAGGATCAAAGTTAATTTCTCTTTATCCAACGCTGACGATATCTACCTCCCTACCCACCAACCAATAACATGGAACTTTCATACACCAGTGGAAGAGATcag TTTAGGGCCGGCCTGCTGGCTGTGGGACTACCTGAGGAGGAGTGGACAG GCTGGTTTTCTGTTGCCCCTGAGTGGAGGTGTCGACAGCTCCTCCACCGCCTGTCTCGTCCACTCAATGTGTGTGCTGCTGTGCCAGGCTGTAGAGGAGGGCA ACAGCCAGGTGCTTGAGGATGTCCGCAGAGTGGTAGGGGATGACTCCTACCGTCCTCAGCACCCAAGGGAGCTGTGTGGTCGCATCTTAACCACTTGCTACATGGCCAGCGAAAACTCCTCAGAGGACACATGCAGAAGGGCCAAAGACCTGGCCGATCAGATCGGCAG CACACACATGAATATTAACATTGATATGGCAGTGAAAGGCATTCTGGGTATCTTCTCAGTGGTTACTGGAAGGTTGCCTCAGTTTCGCACAAATGGAGGAAGCCACAGAGAAAACCTCGCTCTGCAGAATGTACAG GCTCGAGTCAGGATGGTCCTGGCCTACCTGTTTGCCCAGCTGAGTCTGTGGGCCCGGGGGAAGCCAGGTGGACTGCTGGTGCTGGGCTCAGCCAACGTAGATGAGAG TCTGACAGGGTATTTCACAAAATATGACTGCTCCAGTGCTGACATCAACCCAATAGGAGGCATCAGTAAGATGGACCTGAAGAGCTTCCTGCTTTACTGTGTCGAGCAGTTCCAGCTCACCTCTCTGAGAGG CATCCTGGCTGCTCCGCCCACAGCTGAACTGGAGCCGCTGACAGACGGACAGGTGTCGCAAACTGATGAG GCAGACATGGGGATGACTTATTCTGAGTTATCTGTGATTGGAAAACTGAGGAAGATCTCAAAGTGCGGCCCCTTCAGTATGTTCTGTAAACTGATTCACATGTGGAAGGATGCACTCTCACCCACTGAG GTGGCCCAGAAAGTGAAGCACTTCTTCCGTATGTACTCAGTCAACCGCCACAAGATGACCACAGTGACGCCGTCCTACCACGCTGAGAGCTACAGCCCTGATGACAACCGATTTGACCTCCGACCTTTCCTCTATAACACGCGCTGGACCTGGCAGTTCAGGTGCATCGACAACcag GTGTCCCAGGTGGCAGCAAACACCCCAAAGCAATAA
- the nadsyn1 gene encoding glutamine-dependent NAD(+) synthetase isoform X3, with the protein MGRKVTLATCALNQWALDFGGNLERILKSIEIAKAKGAKYRLGPELEICGFGCADHFYESDTLLHSFQVLRKLLESPVTEDIICDVGMPIMHHNVRYNCRVLFLNRKILLIRPKMMMANQGNYREMRWFSPWKELRHVEEYFLPRMIQEVTGQDTVPFGDCVLSTNDTCIGTELCQELWSPRSPHIYMALDGVEIFTNSSASHHELRKADLRVNLVKSATTKCGGIYLYANQRGCDGDRVYYDGCAMVAINGDIVAQGAQFSLNDVEVITATLDLEDVRSYRGEVCQPNMEIEPKPCHRIKVNFSLSNADDIYLPTHQPITWNFHTPVEEISLGPACWLWDYLRRSGQAGFLLPLSGGVDSSSTACLVHSMCVLLCQAVEEGNSQVLEDVRRVVGDDSYRPQHPRELCGRILTTCYMASENSSEDTCRRAKDLADQIGSTHMNINIDMAVKGILGIFSVVTGRLPQFRTNGGSHRENLALQNVQARVRMVLAYLFAQLSLWARGKPGGLLVLGSANVDESLTGYFTKYDCSSADINPIGGISKMDLKSFLLYCVEQFQLTSLRGLQLKENVHNQRLILLQVDSGHPQDVP; encoded by the exons ATGGGAAGGAAAGTGACTCTCGCTACTTGTGCATTAAATCAGTGGGCTCTGGACTTTGGAGGCAACTTGGAGAGAATACTGAAGA GTATTGAGATTGCTAAAGCTAAGGGAGCCAAATACCGACTAGGCCCAGAGCTGGAGATATG TGGTTTTGGCTGTGCGGATCACTTCTATGAGTCGGACACGTTGCTTCACAGCTTTCAGGTCCTGAGGAAGCTTCTAGAATCTCCTGTCACCGAGGACATCATCTGTGATGTAGGGAT GCCCATCATGCATCATAATGTGCGCTACAACTGTCGGGTCCTGTTCCTCAACAG AAAGATACTTCTGATTAGACCGAAGATGATGATGGCCAACCAAGGGAACTACAGAGAGATGCGCTGGTTCTCACCTTGGAAAGAGTTAAG GCATGTAGAGGAGTATTTCTTGCCCAGAATGATCCAGGAGGTAACGgggcag GATACAGTCCCATTCGGTGACTGTGTGCTGTCCACCAACGACACTTGCATTGGCACTGAGTTATGCCAGGAGCTCTGGAGCCCCAGAAG CCCTCATATTTACATGGCTCTGGATGGGGTTGAAATCTTTACAAATTCGTCTGCCAGCCACCACGAGCTCCGCAAAGCTGACCTAAGAGTCAACCTGGTCAAGTCAGCCACCACAAAG TGTGGAGGTATCTACCTGTATGCCAACCAGAGAGGCTGCGACGGAGACCGTGTCTACTATGATGGTTGTGCCATGGTGGCCATCAACGGAGACATCGTGGCTCAGGGAGCACAGTTCTCACTAAATGATGTG gaggtgATTACAGCCACTCTGGACCTTGAGGATGTGCGGAGCTACAGAGGAGAAGTGTGCCAGCCAAACATG GAAATTGAACCCAAACCTTGCCACAGGATCAAAGTTAATTTCTCTTTATCCAACGCTGACGATATCTACCTCCCTACCCACCAACCAATAACATGGAACTTTCATACACCAGTGGAAGAGATcag TTTAGGGCCGGCCTGCTGGCTGTGGGACTACCTGAGGAGGAGTGGACAG GCTGGTTTTCTGTTGCCCCTGAGTGGAGGTGTCGACAGCTCCTCCACCGCCTGTCTCGTCCACTCAATGTGTGTGCTGCTGTGCCAGGCTGTAGAGGAGGGCA ACAGCCAGGTGCTTGAGGATGTCCGCAGAGTGGTAGGGGATGACTCCTACCGTCCTCAGCACCCAAGGGAGCTGTGTGGTCGCATCTTAACCACTTGCTACATGGCCAGCGAAAACTCCTCAGAGGACACATGCAGAAGGGCCAAAGACCTGGCCGATCAGATCGGCAG CACACACATGAATATTAACATTGATATGGCAGTGAAAGGCATTCTGGGTATCTTCTCAGTGGTTACTGGAAGGTTGCCTCAGTTTCGCACAAATGGAGGAAGCCACAGAGAAAACCTCGCTCTGCAGAATGTACAG GCTCGAGTCAGGATGGTCCTGGCCTACCTGTTTGCCCAGCTGAGTCTGTGGGCCCGGGGGAAGCCAGGTGGACTGCTGGTGCTGGGCTCAGCCAACGTAGATGAGAG TCTGACAGGGTATTTCACAAAATATGACTGCTCCAGTGCTGACATCAACCCAATAGGAGGCATCAGTAAGATGGACCTGAAGAGCTTCCTGCTTTACTGTGTCGAGCAGTTCCAGCTCACCTCTCTGAGAGG aTTGCAACTAAAAGAAAACGTGCATAATCAGAGACTCATTCTACTTCAGGTAGACAGTGGACATCCTCAGGATGTCCCTTAG